The Proteiniborus ethanoligenes DNA window AATCTATATTTGGTCTAATACCTGCAGAGAACAATATAGCATCTGTTTTAATTTGTCCCCCATCTTTAAATTTAAGACCTTCAGCCTTAACCTCTCCTAATATTTCTTCAGCTGCAGTATCAAAATAAAGCTTTAATCCACTATCACTTAGCTTCTTGCTAACTATATCAGCCATTTCTTTGTCTAGCTGTCTTGGAAGAAGATAAGGGAAAAACTCAACTACATTCACTTTTTTTCCTAATTGCTTAATGGCCCATGCAGCCTCTAGCCCTAGTAGTCCTCCTCCTATTACAGTTATATCTTCACATTTTTCAAAATAATTTTTGATATACTTTAAATCTTTTAATGTTCTTAGTGCAAACACACCTTCTTTAAACTTTCCTGTTATTGGCGGCACAAAAGGCTTACTTCCATTTGCTAATAATAGTTTATCATATGTAACTATTTTTCCGTCATCTAGCTTAATTTGCTTTTTGTCTGTATCAATGTTTTCCACTATTTTTTCTAAAATAACTTCAATATTATTTTTCCTATACCAATCCTCTTTGTAAATTAAAAGCTCCTTGTCCTCGAAGGTTTTGCTTATGTAATGTGAAAGCTTAAGCCTATAATAAGTTAAATACTCTTCAGAAGAAATTATAGTTATACTTCCATTTTTGTCTAAGTTTCTTATTTCTTTTGCAGCCGATAAACCTGCCATACCGTTTCCTATGATAACATATTTCAGTGTCATAAAACCCCTCCTAGTATTTTTCTTTAACTTTAATCTCTTAATTTATTTATTACCCCTTTGTCAATTTTTTAATCAGTTATAATTCCATAATAAAACCACGGTTGCCCGTGGTTTTAGCTTTTTACATCAGTCCATATTCTATCATATTCTTTTATAAATTCTCCTGGGTCTAGGAAGACCTCGCAGTTGTTTATTACATCGTCACTTGGATATGCCACTTCATTGTTTATTTCATCAGGCTCAAGTAGTTTCATAGTTTCTGCATTTGCAGTAGAATAACCTATATACCTTGTGTTTTTTAATGCAACATCTGGTCTAGACATATAATTAATAAACATCTCTGCTTCTTTTTTATTGTTGCTAGTTTTAGGTATTACCATATTATCAAACCAATAGTTGCTTCCTTCCTTTGGCACTACATATCTTAAATCTTCGTTTTCTTCCATCATATATACAGCATCTCCAGACCAAACTACTGCTAAAGCAGCTTCTTCACCTATCATCATGTCTTTTACTTCATCGCCTACATATGCCAATAATAAAGGTTTTTGATTTATTAGCTCTTCCTTTGCTTCTTCCAGTTCTTGAAGGTTTCTGGAGTTCATTGAATAGCCTAGTTTCTTTAATGCTACAGCTATAGAATCTCTTTGGCTATCAAGCATCAAAATTTGTCCTTTATACTTGCTATCCCATAGAATATCCCAGCTGTCTACAGGCTCTTGAACTATTTTTTGATTATATAATATTCCTACAGTTCCCCACATATAAGGAACAGAGTATTCGTTATTAGGGTCAAAGTCTAGATTTTTAAATCTATCATCTATGTTCTCATAATTAGGAATATTAGCCATATCTAGCTTTAATAACAAGTCTTCTTTTATCATTTTTTCAATCATGTAATCAGAAGGGAAAACAACATCATAGTCTGTTCCACCTGATTTGATTTTTACGTACATTTCTTCATTTGTAGCAAAGTCTTCATAGTTTACTTTAATATTAAATTCTTTTTCAAAATCCTCTATTACTGTTTCATCTATATAGTCTCCCCAGTTGTAAACATTAAGTACAATTTTGTCTTCTTTACTACAACCTGAGCTAACTAAAACCATTGTTAATATCACAATGGATAATAATACTAATCTTAAGGTTTTTTTCAAGCTACATCATCCTTTCCTTTAATTTCTAATGAAGTTCTTCTATTTATTGCAATAAGAAGAATTAATACACTTAAAAACATAAGAGTTGAAAGAGCATTTATCTTAGGGTTAATTCCTCTTCTTGCCATTGAAAATATTGTAATAGATAAATTTGATACTCCTGAGCCAGTAGTGAAAAAGCTTATAACAAAATCATCTATTGACATTGTAAATGCAATTAATGCACCAGATATAATTCCAGGCATTATTTCAGGCAATATCACCTTTCGGAAGGCATAGAAAGGTGTGGCGCCTAAATCCATTGCTGCCTCTGCTAAGTGTTTGTTTAATTGCTTTAACTTAGGAAGCACTGATAATACTACATATGGAATATTAAAAGTAATATGTGCAAGCAGCATTGTTACTAATCCTAATTGCTTTCCAACAAATACAAACAGGGACATCAAGGCTACTCCTGTTACTATATCAGGATTTAGCACTGGAATATAATTTAAATTCAACATAATCTTTTTCTTTAAATGTCCCATATTGTGTATCCCAATGGCTGCTAGAGTACCAATTACTGTTGCTATTCCTGATGAAAGGAAAGCTACTAATATGGTATAGTATAAAGATTTCATTATTTGTTTATCCTTAAATAGTTCAATATACCATTTAAAAGTAAAGCCATCCCAGTTTCCTCTTGATTTAGAGTTGTTGAAAGAATATACTATGAGAACTATTATTGGGGCATATAGGAACAAATATAGCAAAAATGCATAGAATCTTTTTATCCACTTTTCTACCATATTCTGCCCCCTTCCTTGTCCTTATCAAATCTTTCCATGAAGGCCATGGCTATAAGAATCATTATCATCATAATAATAGATATAGCAGAGCCAAAGTGCCAATCATATACTGTTAAAAATTGTTGCTCTATTAAGTTACCTATAAGCATATAACGATTTCCACCTAAAAGTCTTGATATGACAAATGTGCTTACTGCTGGCATAAATACCATAGTAATACCTGATACTACCCCTGGTATACTTAGGGGAAAAATTATCTTTTTAAAAACTGTTACTCTATCTGAGCCTAAATCCTCTGCTGCTTCTATAATACTCTTATCAATTTTGCTAAGAACAGTATATATTGGAAGCACCATAAATGGTAAAAAGTTATATACCATTCCTAGGACAACTGCTCCATTGTTATATAGTAAATTTAAAGTTGGTAAATTTAGAAATTCTAATAATCTATTTATAAGTCCTTGTTTTCCCAAAAGTGTCATCCAAGCATAGGTCCTTAAAAGAAAATTCATCCACATAGGAACTATAAATAAAAGCACTAAAAAATTTCTTTTCTTTTCTTCAATACTGGCTAATATCATGGCCATAGGATATCCTAATATGAAACATATAATTGTAGATATTAATGCCAATCCTGCCGAACGACCTAGTACATTTATATAATTGGGTTGCAAAAATCTCTTGAAATTATCTAAGGTAAATTTCATTTCTTTAATATTTTGTACATTTCCTTCTGTAAGGCTAAACAATAAAACTAATAGAAGAGGCAATACAGTGAACAATATTATCCACACTACAAATGGGAAGGAGGCAACATTTTTTTTCATTCTTGAATCACCTTTTTCATAATATGAATACTTTCAGGTTCAAACACCATGCCTATTTGTGAGCCAACGGGTTCCATTACTGTACTATGTATCATCCATTCTCTCTCCCTTTCCTTCACTAGCATTTCATAGTGAACACCTTTAAATGTAACGGATGTTACCATTCCAGTAAGCATGCCCTCTTCTTCAGGTACAACCTTTATATCTTCAGGTCTTATAACTATATCCACTAATGTATTTTCCCCAAAGCCTTTATCTACACATACAAATTTTGTATCTGCAAACTCAACTAACAAATCCCTTATCATAGTGCCTTCGATTATATTACTCTCTCCAATAAAATCAGCAACAAATGCATTTTTCGGTTCATTATATATATCTTCTGGTGTGCCAATTTGCTGAATTCTTCCTTTATCCATAACTATTATAGTATCAGACATAGTTAATGCTTCTTCTTGATCGTGAGTTACATATATGAAAGTAATTCCAACTCTTTTTTGCATGTTCTTTAATTCAATTTGCATTTCTTTTCTTAGTTTTAAATCTAATGCTCCTAATGGTTCATCTAATAATAAAACCTTAGGTTCATTCACTAGTGCTCTTGCAATTGCTATTCTCTGCTGCTGGCCTCCACTCAATGAGTCGATGTCCCTTTTTTCAAATCCACTCAAGTTCACTAATTTTAAAATCCTCTTTACTCTTTCTTTTATTTCGCTATTAGGAACCTTTTTAATCCTAAGTCCAAAGGCTATATTTTCATAGACATTCATATGAGGAAATAAAGCATATTTTTGGAATACAGTATTAATTTGTCTCTTAAATGGTGGAAGGTCATTAATCCTTTTTCCTTCAAAAATAATATTCCCATTCGTTGGTTGTTCAAAACCCCCTATTATTCTTAAGGTAGTTGTTTTACCACAACCGCTGGGTCCAAGTAGCGTTAAAAATTCATTTTTTCTGATGTAAAGATTGATATTCTTTAATACCTCTAGGTCATCATATTCTTTTGATATGTTTTTTAAGTCTATTATTATGTTATTCTCCATTTTTTTATTCCCCCTAGCTTGTTAAAAACTTGGTGGCGTACTCACCCAAAGTATCTTAGCTTTAGTCTTGCCTATATTTTTTATAAAATGATTAGCATGAGGTTTAAAATAAAAGCTTTCGCCTTTTTTAGCTTTATGCTTCTCATTCCCTATTTGGATAGATATAATACCTGATAGAACGTACCCAAACTCTTCACCTTCATGGGGATAGTCTTCTTTTGAGCTACCTTCTGGCTCTAGCTCCAAAAGTATTGGCTCCATCTGATTTTTTTGAGCATTTGGTATCAGCCAATTTAAGGTATATTTATAATCTTCATTTTCCGTAACAAAAACATCATCTTTTACAAACACAATTTTTTCTTCTTCTATTTCATTAAAAAAATCTCTTAAATTAGTCCCTAAGCCTTCCAAAATATCCATCAGTGTAGCTATAGATGGAGATGTCAAGTCTCTTTCCAGCTGAGAAATAAAACCTTTTGTTAGTTCACATCGATTAGCCAACTCCTCTTGTGTCAAAGAATTTTTGACTCTAAGTCGTCTAATCTTTTCACCTATTTTCACGGGAAATCCTCCTTGATTAAATTAGCTATTTATTAAACTTTTTGTTTATCATTACTAAACTATTTTGCCAACTAGTATATTATAAACAAAGTTTATTTAAAAAGTCAATAGAGTAAAAAAATATTTTTTTATGCTGAAACCCTTTAAGTGTGTGGCTTCTTTCAAAAAACAAAAGAGCTTCTCAACAGAAGCCCTTCAAAAGTTTTTTTCTAATAAACATTCCTTGCAAAATCCGTAAATTTCAAATTTATGTGACTCTGGAAGAAATCCTTTCTTCTCAAATATTTCATTATCTATTTTTTCAAATGGGCAGGTGTTAATTACTTCAACTCTACCACATATTTTACATATCATGCTGTGAACATGTTCCTTTTCAAAAATAATTTGGTAGGAGCTTTTGCCATTTTCTAAACTAACTTTTTTTGCAATACCAGCATTTAGGAAAATTTCAAGATTCCTATAAATTGTTGAAAAATTAATATTTTTATCTACTTTAAGGACCTTTTCAAAAATTTCTGATGGTTCTAATAAATAATCCTTATTATCTACTAATACCTGTAGTATGATCTTTCTTTTTTCAGTTAATTTATATCCTTTTTCTTGAATACATTCATATAAGCTATATAGTTTGTTCATTATCTGCACCTCCATCTAAGGTGAAGGTTGTTTTCTTCTTCGTAAGTAGAATAGATAGCCTCTTATATATGATTACAATAAATAAAATTATCAATGATACTATTACTATTGCACCACCAGGAGCTATATCTAAATAAAATGATGCAGATAGACCCATTGCTACAGAAATCATACCAAATAAATTAGTGTATATAAAAGCCTTCTTAAAGCTTTTAGCTATTTGAATACTAGTAGCTACTGGTACTGTCATCATTGATGATACTAACAAAATTCCTACTATTCTCATAGATAGGGTTATAGTAATAGCCACAAGCATAGAAAATATTAGGTTTAAAGTTTTTACAGGTATTCCTCTAAAATAAGCATCTCCTTCATCAAAGGTTATATAAAACAATGCTCTAAAAAACACTATTATAGTTGCAAAAATTATTACACCTAAAATAGTAACAACTATTAAATCCTTTTCCGTAACTAAGGATATACTTCCAAACATATAATTCATAATTCCTATTGTTTTATTTTTCCCTATACTTATTAATAGGCTTGCAAAGCCTATGCCTGCTGCCATAACTATGGCAAGAGATATTTCTGCGTACTCCTTATATTCCTTTCTCAGCTTTTCAACTAAAAATGACGCTGATAATGTGGTCAATATAGCTGCATATACTGGATAAGTATTAGTTACCATTCCCAATGCCACACCAGCTAGTGCTGTATGAGAAAGTGTGTCTCCTACCATAGAAAACCTACGCAATACTAGAAATAATCCCATACTTGAACTTATTAAAGATATAATTAAGCCAATAAATAATGCTCTTTGCATAAAAGAATATGATAACATAGCCATGTTTTTTCTCTCCTCAATATAACCTTATATGTATTTATATTTTAATATTATCTATTTTGATTTTTCTATTACCTAGATGAAATATTTTATTTGCTTTGTCCTTTAATATATCCATATCATGCAGAACAATTACAATAGTAATTCCAAGAGTCTTATTTAACCTATCTATGATTTGGAAAAATATGTCCTGAGATTCTGCATCTATACCTATTAAAGGTTCGTCCATAATAATTATTTCCGAGCTATTTGCAAGAAGTCTTGCCAAAAAAACTCTTTGCTGCTGTCCTCCAGAAAGGTTACCTATGAGGCTATCTTTAAAATCTTCCATATTAACAGCTTTTAATGCAGACAATGTAGAGTTTTTAATACTCCTGTTTAATATTTTCAATACTCCCATTTGTGAATATTGGCTACATCCTACTATCTCTTCTACTGTTGCTGGAAACCTAGTATTAAAATCCTTCACATTCTGAGGCAAGTATCCTACCCTATTCCAATCTTTAAAGCCCTCTATGTTATGTCCGAATATCTCTACACTTCCCTTATTAGGCTTAAGTAACCCAAGGATTAGCTTTAGCAGTGTACTTTTAGCAGAGCCATTAGCCCCTATTATTCCTATATAATCTCCTCTTTCTATATCAAAGCTTACATTGTCAAGAACTAAGTTACTGTCATATCCAAAGCTTAAACTGTCTACACTTATTA harbors:
- a CDS encoding Fur family transcriptional regulator, with the translated sequence MNKLYSLYECIQEKGYKLTEKRKIILQVLVDNKDYLLEPSEIFEKVLKVDKNINFSTIYRNLEIFLNAGIAKKVSLENGKSSYQIIFEKEHVHSMICKICGRVEVINTCPFEKIDNEIFEKKGFLPESHKFEIYGFCKECLLEKNF
- a CDS encoding ABC transporter permease, encoding MVEKWIKRFYAFLLYLFLYAPIIVLIVYSFNNSKSRGNWDGFTFKWYIELFKDKQIMKSLYYTILVAFLSSGIATVIGTLAAIGIHNMGHLKKKIMLNLNYIPVLNPDIVTGVALMSLFVFVGKQLGLVTMLLAHITFNIPYVVLSVLPKLKQLNKHLAEAAMDLGATPFYAFRKVILPEIMPGIISGALIAFTMSIDDFVISFFTTGSGVSNLSITIFSMARRGINPKINALSTLMFLSVLILLIAINRRTSLEIKGKDDVA
- a CDS encoding helix-turn-helix domain-containing protein gives rise to the protein MKIGEKIRRLRVKNSLTQEELANRCELTKGFISQLERDLTSPSIATLMDILEGLGTNLRDFFNEIEEEKIVFVKDDVFVTENEDYKYTLNWLIPNAQKNQMEPILLELEPEGSSKEDYPHEGEEFGYVLSGIISIQIGNEKHKAKKGESFYFKPHANHFIKNIGKTKAKILWVSTPPSF
- the potA gene encoding spermidine/putrescine ABC transporter ATP-binding protein produces the protein MENNIIIDLKNISKEYDDLEVLKNINLYIRKNEFLTLLGPSGCGKTTTLRIIGGFEQPTNGNIIFEGKRINDLPPFKRQINTVFQKYALFPHMNVYENIAFGLRIKKVPNSEIKERVKRILKLVNLSGFEKRDIDSLSGGQQQRIAIARALVNEPKVLLLDEPLGALDLKLRKEMQIELKNMQKRVGITFIYVTHDQEEALTMSDTIIVMDKGRIQQIGTPEDIYNEPKNAFVADFIGESNIIEGTMIRDLLVEFADTKFVCVDKGFGENTLVDIVIRPEDIKVVPEEEGMLTGMVTSVTFKGVHYEMLVKEREREWMIHSTVMEPVGSQIGMVFEPESIHIMKKVIQE
- a CDS encoding ABC transporter substrate-binding protein; translation: MKKTLRLVLLSIVILTMVLVSSGCSKEDKIVLNVYNWGDYIDETVIEDFEKEFNIKVNYEDFATNEEMYVKIKSGGTDYDVVFPSDYMIEKMIKEDLLLKLDMANIPNYENIDDRFKNLDFDPNNEYSVPYMWGTVGILYNQKIVQEPVDSWDILWDSKYKGQILMLDSQRDSIAVALKKLGYSMNSRNLQELEEAKEELINQKPLLLAYVGDEVKDMMIGEEAALAVVWSGDAVYMMEENEDLRYVVPKEGSNYWFDNMVIPKTSNNKKEAEMFINYMSRPDVALKNTRYIGYSTANAETMKLLEPDEINNEVAYPSDDVINNCEVFLDPGEFIKEYDRIWTDVKS
- a CDS encoding metal ABC transporter ATP-binding protein; this encodes MKEAIISVDSLSFGYDSNLVLDNVSFDIERGDYIGIIGANGSAKSTLLKLILGLLKPNKGSVEIFGHNIEGFKDWNRVGYLPQNVKDFNTRFPATVEEIVGCSQYSQMGVLKILNRSIKNSTLSALKAVNMEDFKDSLIGNLSGGQQQRVFLARLLANSSEIIIMDEPLIGIDAESQDIFFQIIDRLNKTLGITIVIVLHDMDILKDKANKIFHLGNRKIKIDNIKI
- a CDS encoding metal ABC transporter permease codes for the protein MAMLSYSFMQRALFIGLIISLISSSMGLFLVLRRFSMVGDTLSHTALAGVALGMVTNTYPVYAAILTTLSASFLVEKLRKEYKEYAEISLAIVMAAGIGFASLLISIGKNKTIGIMNYMFGSISLVTEKDLIVVTILGVIIFATIIVFFRALFYITFDEGDAYFRGIPVKTLNLIFSMLVAITITLSMRIVGILLVSSMMTVPVATSIQIAKSFKKAFIYTNLFGMISVAMGLSASFYLDIAPGGAIVIVSLIILFIVIIYKRLSILLTKKKTTFTLDGGADNEQTI
- a CDS encoding NAD(P)/FAD-dependent oxidoreductase; the protein is MTLKYVIIGNGMAGLSAAKEIRNLDKNGSITIISSEEYLTYYRLKLSHYISKTFEDKELLIYKEDWYRKNNIEVILEKIVENIDTDKKQIKLDDGKIVTYDKLLLANGSKPFVPPITGKFKEGVFALRTLKDLKYIKNYFEKCEDITVIGGGLLGLEAAWAIKQLGKKVNVVEFFPYLLPRQLDKEMADIVSKKLSDSGLKLYFDTAAEEILGEVKAEGLKFKDGGQIKTDAILFSAGIRPNIDLVRETSIEFDKGVKVDSYLKTNIEDVYAAGDIAEVNGIVLGLWTAATEQGKIAGANMTGENKEYKIPEPFTTLSIGDISLFSIGNVKDYTEVLKHDEGENHFRLFVADNKLVGGILLGDISKMNSVKKAVNGNMDISDLIKEGLSCKEIIEKL
- a CDS encoding ABC transporter permease encodes the protein MKKNVASFPFVVWIILFTVLPLLLVLLFSLTEGNVQNIKEMKFTLDNFKRFLQPNYINVLGRSAGLALISTIICFILGYPMAMILASIEEKKRNFLVLLFIVPMWMNFLLRTYAWMTLLGKQGLINRLLEFLNLPTLNLLYNNGAVVLGMVYNFLPFMVLPIYTVLSKIDKSIIEAAEDLGSDRVTVFKKIIFPLSIPGVVSGITMVFMPAVSTFVISRLLGGNRYMLIGNLIEQQFLTVYDWHFGSAISIIMMIMILIAMAFMERFDKDKEGGRIW